Part of the Choloepus didactylus isolate mChoDid1 chromosome 27, mChoDid1.pri, whole genome shotgun sequence genome is shown below.
GTGAGTCGCCCCCACAGGCCCCGGACCCGGCGGACCCTTTCCCAGGCCTTGGTCACCAGCACAGCCGTAGCCTGTTAGGGTGAAAGCTTAGAGGCAGAGGACAAAGCCTCTGCCCTGTTAGAGTACGGGCTTCTAGAACCCCGGGGCATGAGTCCACAGAGGGGGAGCAGGTATGGCGGCAGCAGGGGGTGCCGTTTTTGGGCCATAGCCCAAGCCTTTGTCCAAAGGTTAGATAGCTGGGTGTGGCCGCTTGAGACTTGCAGCAGACTCTGTATTTCTATGGCAAATCCAGTTTTTAAATGGTGAAACTTAAAAAATACCGTGAGCCAAGCTAAACACATCTCTGGGCAAGACTGAGCCTGTGGCCCGGCTGCCAGCCTGCTCTTGGACCCTGGCATCGCGGCCCATTGCTGGAGGCCTGGGCAGTGGCTCCCGGGTTCCAGTCCTGCTCACTGCAACCTCAGGCCGGTCACTGCCCATCTCTGACCTCTGTCCCGTCACCTCCTAGAGAAGAGAGCCTTTGAGATGGTTGGTGGGTGGGCGCGCCTGCCTCCTGGGGTGGCTGTGGGGCCCGGGAAGATCGTGGCAGGTgaagcccagggcctggcccctTGGAAATTCAGGAGCTCAGCAACTTAGGGTTTGGGCTCAGCTTCCAGGCTGGCAGGTCTGGGCTGCAGCTTTGCTCCTTGGAGGAGTGGTTTTGGAGTCCTCGTTGCACAGGCTCAGGGTGTCAAACGCAAGGGTGTTGGGATACGGGGGTGCTGGTGAGCCCTGAAAGATCCCCCTCTATCTCCCTAGTTCACAGATGAGGAGACCGAGGCCCAGAAAGGGGAAGGAGGTTGGTCCAGGTCACCCAGCAAGTCAGTGGTAGAGGTAGGACTGTCcctgagtcttttctcctccagaatagcaggacccccacccccacccccaccccaagtcaGGAGACCTCAGTTGCCcgcctctcctccccaccctcccctacCCCAACTTCTCTGCACAGGGTCAGCCGAGGACTTCAATTACTGTTTCATGCCGACTGCTGGCCGGGAAGCCTAGAGCAGCGGgctgtggtgtgtggggggtcTGGTGGCAACCCTGGGTGGTCCCTAACCCTCCGGTCTCCCCTCATCTTCCCAGGGCATCTCCTCCCAGCCGGGCAACTCCCCGAGTGGCACAGTGGTGTGAGGCCCCAGCCGCCACGTCCCCGCTGAGCTCACCAAGCAACGTATTAACCAGACTAACCGTGACGATGGACTGCGCGATCCCCCGACCTGCACAGCTTGGGGGGCTGAGGGTCCCCCGGCTGGCCCAGACACTGGGGGGATGTTGCAGTCCGCGTGGCCTCAGCCTTGTCCCTGCCCACTGCCAACTACAGTGACTCCTCTGAAATGTCAGTGTTACCCTCATCCCTATTCCCAGCATGTGACTGGTCATCCTGGGTGGGGGGACCCCCACCCACAGGAGCCCAGCTCTGCAGTGCGCCTCGGCCCAGGCAGGGCAGGGGGTCCGCCCCTCCCCTGGCCCTACCCCTTGCTCCTGTCTGTGCCTCCCGGAAGAGTGTTAAATTATGGAAGCCCCTCGGGGCCGTCCCCACCCTCAGGACCTCTTATTTATACTAAAGCCCCGTTTTCAcagccccaggcccagcctgTCTGTTCCCTTCCCGGGGGTAGTGGAGGGGGTGGGTGCGCTTCTGCCCCCGAGGATCACCCACTTTCACCCGAGGAGGAGGAGCTCAGGCCCTGCCTCCCTTCCCCTTAGATTCACAGGCAAAAACCTGGGGGGCAGGGTCTTGCTGCACCCACAGCTGGTGAACCAGCCGAGCAGGGCCCTTTGGCAGCAGGGgggcgccccccccccccccgcagacCCCCTTTCCTCAGCCCTCGGCGGAGCTTTCAAAGGGTTTTAAATGCCCAAACTGTCCAGATGAAACATTCCCGATAAAAAAGGGCCTGTCTAGTTGGGGGTTCCCCCGAGGAGCCCTGGACTAAGGGTCTGAGCTGCCCCAGGGACCAGTCCTTGCCCCTGTGCCCCCCTCCAGGGCCAGCTGGAGACCATGACTTCCTCTCCAGAACAGCTGCCCCCCACAAAGAAAGAGcaggacaccccccccccccggctgGCGGGCCACAGGGCGTGGTGTCTTCCCGCGCCACCTCCACCCCCCGACATGCCGCTGTTTCTAATCCCAGCCTGGGCAGGAATGTGGCTCTCCGGCCAGGGTCCAAGGAGTTATTTTGGGGTCTCCTTGCCCGGCACTGCACCACCCGCCTCCCCCGGGCTTTGGCCAGCAGGTCACCCCTGGTCCTGGCTCCCGAGGGCCTCCCCGCCTGCTTCTCACCCCGCCACCCCTTCCTCACCTCCTGCCAGAAAGCCAGCGTGAGGCCAAGGCCTCGAGGGCTAAATTTAACCGTCCCGAAGTTGGAATCCATGGCTGAGTCACCCGAGAAGCTGCCCTGGCCTCCAGCCCCCCTTTCCCTGACCTCAGccccccttcctccatccctgcctggggttggggggaggggggtgttgcCTGGATCACTGAACCTCAGTTGGCCCCCTCTAGAGAATGGGTGGGCACATCTCTGGATATTTGGCATCTGTCACACCTGTAGTTTTCATCTCCCTCTTTTTATTGGGGGATGGGTGTAAGAGTGGAGCATCGTCCCCCCCCCTTCCCCCACTAAACACTGAAGGCTTCAGAGGCCCTGGAAAGAGGGCGTTGCGGGGGGGCTGGCTCGTGAGGGGTTAAGGCTGGGAGGCGGGAGGGGGGCTGGACCGAGGGgtggagagaagaggaggaggcctCAGCAGCAGAGAGAAGTGGCCAGAGAGGCCCAGGGGAAGCCAGGGACGGCAGACATGCGGCGGGGGCCCAGGGGCCTGGACAGGGGCTGATGGGCCCGTGACAGGAGGAGCCCGAGCCCCCGGCCCGGGGAGGGGACATGGTGCTGCCTGCCCGACATGTCAGCCGAAGTGCGGCTGCAGCGGCTCCAGCAGCTGGTGCTGGACCCAGGCTTCCTGGGGCTGGAGCCCCTGCTCGACCTTCTCCTGGGCGTCCACCAGGAGCTGGGCGCCTCCGACCTGGCCCAGGACAAGTACGTGGCCGACTTCTTGCAGTGGGGTGAGTGCCTGCCTGTCTGGCTCCCCAACCCTAGGTGGGAGGGGATGGGGCCAGGGCAGAGACAGGAAATGGGTGGGGTACAGGGGGCCTGGTTGTTGCGGGGGGCAGGGCAGACACGGGCATATTGCCGGTTCAGGGCCCCAGAGCTTGGACCTGGGTCCTTGGGTGTCATGCCCTTTCCCGTACCCCCTGGCAGGGCAGGGTCAGTAGAGGCCAGGGCAGCCATGACTCGGAACCACGGCTTGGGAGCTGTTGGGAGCTGTGGCAGGCTGGGCTGGGCACAGCCTCCCACCATGCCCCTGACCCCTGCCCGAGGCTGGGCCTAGGGATATGCTGTGAGCCCCATCTGCTAGGGTCCCCCCCAGATGGGCCCTGTGGCCCTCCACTGTGGTTTCCCAGTGCTCGGGGACAGGCAGGGAGGGACAGCATGGGGCAGCTGCTAGGGGCGTGGCCAGCTGGCAGGTGTTCGGCGTCAGTCTCTCCAGCTGTCCCAACAGGTGCCCAGGCCCCGGGAGGGCGCGGTGACTCAGGCTGGCCCTGGGGAAGAACCCACTCTGCAGACAGGCGCCACACAGCATCCCCTCAGTCCTCAGATTGAGGAGGGCCACTTCTGTCCATTCCATGTTCTCCAACATCCTGGTCCTTACCAGCCTACCTGGCCCACCCCGGTTCTCGTCCACTAATTCCTAAGTCTGTTAATCCTCCCAGCTCAGGACCCCCAATCTTCCAGCTCTCCCCACAAAGTGCATTCTTGCAAGGTCCTCCCAGGCCCAGGGACCCTGGAGACAGGTGAGGAGAGGATGTGCTTCAGCCCCCTGCCCtgtccccctctccccccaagcccagggcACAGGCTCACTCTGATCTGTCTGACATCCTGCCACTCTGTCCCTCTACTCGTTTGCCCCACAGTGGCTCACTCTTGGTCTCTGTGGGTCACAGTTCCTCTGTCACTCTCTGTTTCCTGTCACTCTCCCCTCACCGGTGTCTATCCCTTTCCATCCCAGGCCcagctcctctccctcctcccatttcacagatgagaagggGGAGGCCAGCGCTAGGCCATTCAAGCCTCTGGAGGAAccctctccccacttcccctGAGCTCTGTTACTCTCCTAGCCTCCCTTTTGCAGAGGATGCTGTTCAGCCGGGAgggtaaactgaggcctggggtgggggccggGGTCTGGCTCTCGGGTAGGGAGCACTCCTTTTGTGGACTGAGTCCGAATCCTGCGGCCCCTCCCCCGCCAGGCCGTTGGgcgggggagggggcctgggttCCCGCTGCCTTAAAAGGGCTCAGTGTCTTGGCTCTCTCCTCCCTCGCCCATCCTTGGgccctggctgctgcttccctgcCGGCCCACTCTCCCCCAACCCCGTGGGGCCCCTCTCTCCCTGCCAGTGCCCACCCTGTCTCCCCTCTCTCCCACTcatccccatccctccctccatcctgcCTCTGCGGCGCCTTCCAGCCCCTGGGAGCCCAGGCCTCCCCTTCCCACTGTACCCAAGTCTCGGGCCTCCCTCCCGGCTCATGCCCCTCCCTCCCGCCCTGTTTAACATTCCAAGCTGCGTgaccttggtttccccatctgtaaataaGGGGTAACACTAAAGCCCTTCCTGGAGTTGTGGAGACGACTGGGCCGGCAGCGCTTCCACCAGTGCCCGGAGCCCTGAGCACTGGCTGGGTGCCCCCACGGTCTCCtgctccctttccttctcctggCTCTCACCCCCAAATccagtgtttcccaaagtgtggtGCAAGAGCCACCTGCATCCAAATCTGGAGGGACTGGGTGGAAACAGATGTCCGGGACCCTAACAAGACTTACTAAATAAGAATCGGGATCCAGCATTTCAAGCCTCACCTGGAGAAGAGGGAGGGCCTCATTTCCTCCGCAGGGCCTCCCCTTCTGCTGTTTGTCAACCGTCTCTCCATCTTGCACCCACTATGACCCTCTGGTCCCATGCCCTGCCCCTAAAAGGGTTTCCAAGGCATCGCACCTCCAGGGGAGGGAAGTTTGGGGTCCCCCGAATCTTACACAGTGGCTATGTGGGTAATCTCCTGGTAAGGTGAAGTTGAGAGGCCGAGAGAGGAGACTAGGGAGCAGAAAGAGGGAGTACCCCCCCACGCCCCGCTTCTCTAGCCTCGGCCCGTGATCCCCGGTTCTCGGCCCCTCCTCAGCGGAGCCCATCACGGCGAGGCTTAAGGAGGTCCGACTGCAGAGGGATGACTTCGAGATTCTGAAAGTGATCGGACGCGGGGCGTTCAGCGAGGTGAGCCCTGAGCCGCGGCGCGAGAGTTCGGTGGGGCGAGGGACGGACTTGACAGCCTGTGGGCGGGGCATAGGCGCTCGGGGCGGGGCCGCAGAAATTGATGAATGGCTGAGACCGGGCGGGGGACGGGCTTAAGGCCaatgggtgggtgggggcggAGCCAGGAATGGATCCGTCCTGGCGGAGGCACTCGGCTTCCCGGGTCCCCTCCCACCGCCGGCGCCTGTCACCCTGTTTGGCCTTTAGGTTGCGGTGGTGAAGATGAAACAGACGGGCCGGGTGTACGCCATGAAGATCATGAATAAGTGGGACATGCTGAAGAGAGGCGAGGTGGGGGCCGGGGCTGGGTGTGAGGGGCGGTGAGGACCTGGCCCCCCCGCCTACCGTCTCAGCATCCCCGGCTGCCCCGCAGATATCGTGCTTCCGAGAAGAGAGGGATGTGCTGGTGAACGGGGACCGGCGCTGGATCACGCAGTTGCATTTCGCCTTCCAGGACGAGAACTACCTAGTGAGAGCGGGCCGGGGCCCCTGGGAGGAGGGACGGAGCCCTCAGGGGGCTGTCCCGGAAAAGGCCCGTGCCGGGGGCGCGGGGGTCTCTGGGTCTCCGGATGTGGTAAGAAGGTGCCTCAGGTGGATGAGTGGCCAGCCTTGCCTGGGCTGGGAGATGTGTTACCGCTCTTTGCCCGGGGTGGATTCTGGAGCAGTCTGTGCCAGGATGCCTCCTGGGGGAGCCCCTTGTCTCCCTGGGCTGTGCGAGTCACCGGGCAGGAGGTATTGACAGTCTATACTCTGGGCCTTGGGAGGTACCTGGGGTCTCTTTTTCTCCGGAATGTCTCTGAGGGAGTGAATCCCAATTCAGTGAGATCTGGGGGGAACTTTTTGCGGGGCGTCTCTGATTGGCCCCGGGAGATCTTTGGGCTCACACGGGGCAGGGTCTGCGGGGTCTCTGCCCTAAATATAGCGTCTCCGGGAGTCTTGGGCCCTGGCTGTCCGTGAACGGCGCTGAGGGGGACCCCCAACCCCCGGTGCCCATGACACGCCCCCTCCCAGTACCTGGTCATGGAGTACTACGTGGGCGGAGATCTGCTGACGCTGCTGAGCAAGTTTGGAGAGCGGATCCCGGCCGAGATGGCGCGCTTCTACCTGGCCGAGATTGTCATGGCTATCGACTCGGTGCACCGGCTGGGCTACGTGCACAGGTGGGCGCGCCGGGGCTGAGGGGCGGGCCCGGAGGACGGCAAAGGTATCCCGGGGACTGCGAAGGTTGGCGCCCGGGGGCGGGGCTGGGGCTTGGCATCCAGGCTTGCAGGCGCGCTGGAGAGCACAGCCCGAGAAGGTGCTTCCTACAGGGGCGGAATGAGACGGGACCGTAGTGGCAGAGAGGGGCACCTATCGTCCCTCCCCTCCTGTTCCCCCGGCGCAGGGACATAAAGCCGGACAACATCTTGCTGGACCGCTGTGGCCACATCCGCTTGGCCGACTTCGGCTCCTGCCTCAAGCTGCAGGAGGACGGAACGGTGAGCGGGTGCGCCCGCGGCGGGGCAACTCGGGCCACCCTTGAAGGGTGGGGTCAGGCGCGGGGACGGAGAGGGGCAGGGCGTGCGAGGAGCGGGTCTAGGCTTGAAGGCGGTATCAGGACCCTGAGACAGGAGGATGAGGCGACATGTGCTAGGTGCGCTCGAGAAGCAGGTTGGTCTAGGCGGAGGGCGGGGCCAAACCCTCGGGGCGGGGCAAGGGGGCGGGGCCCGAGCCTAGCTCTGGTCCCGTTGGCGCAGGTGCGGTCGCTGGTGGCCGTGGGCACCCCGGACTACTTGTCGCCCGAGATCCTGCAGGCCGTGAGCGGCGGGCCCGGGACAGGCAGCTACGGGCCCGAGTGTGACTGGTGGGCGCTGGGCGTGTTCGCCTATGAGATGTTCTACGGGCAGACGCCCTTCTACGCTGACTCCACGGCCGAGACCTACGGCAAGATCGTCCACTACGAGGTGAGTGCTGCCGAGGAGCCCTTGAACCCCCCTCCGCACACCGCTCCCAGGCTAACATTCCCCCCTTCCGGGCAGGAGCACCTGTCTCTGCCAGTGGCAGACGCAGGGGTCCCCGAGGAGGCCCAAGACCTCATCCAGCAGCTGCTGTGTCCCCCAGAGACACGGCTGGGCCGGGATGGAGCTGGAGACTTCCAGAAGCACCCTTTCTTCTTTGGCCTCGACTGGGATGGACTCCGCGACAGCTCCCCGCCCTTTACACCAGACTTCGAGGGTGCCACTGATACGTGCAACTTCGACGTGGTGGAGGACGGGCTCACTACCATGGTGAGCGGGGGCGGGGTAGGTACTTGCGCCCCTGACACCCCTCCTCAATAAAGTTGGGGCCTGCGGAGCAGTCACTGCCcagagcacctgctgtgtgcccacCCAGTGCTGGGGACCCAGCAGTGACCTAGACTCACAGTCGGGTGGGGGACAGACCCATCCCTAGAGTGATCAGGGCCAGTAGGGAGAGTAAAAGGGGGCTCCTGACCCAGATGGAAGGTCCtgaaaggcttcctggagaaggggGCTAGCTGAACAGAGATCCTCCTTCCTTAGACCATCTCTTTCAATTCCCTCTCAACAAGCTGGGGCCGAGTGCCCTCGTGCTTGGCAGCACTGCGGACCCAGCAATGGCCAGGTCAgccccagtccctgccctcatccACTCCCAGTCTAGAGAAGGATGGGACCAGACTGTGGCAAGTGGCCTGAAGAAAGGCAACAGGATGCAAGAAAAGGAAACGATGGAGGGGCCACTTTAGATCAGCCCCAATTTGGGGTggttttgggggggggcattgaAGCCAAAACTGGAAAGGAGTAGGGATCGGTGTCACGTCTGTGCTTCTCTTGTGGAGGAAACGCTGTCGGACATGCAGGAGGGCGTGCCGCTGGGTGTCCACCTGCCTTTCGTGGGTTACTCCTACTCCTGCATGGCCCTCAGGTGAGCACTGTCCCCCTGCCCCGTGAGGAGTGGGATGGGGGTGCTGGCCTCTGGAGGCCCCAGGACAACGACTGGGGTCTGGGATCACCTCTGTGTTCACCTGCCCAAAGTACATTGCAGAATCAGTCTTGGAAACCTTAAAATCCTGGATTCAATTGTGAAACCTCAGGGCCCCAGACTCAGCCATCCAGTCTTTGAATCTTTGACTTCTAAATTTCCAGTTCCGAGTCTTGGAACCTCCTCTTAGAAAAGAGTTCTAGAATTTTACAACCAACTTTAAAAGGTCACAACTCATTAAATCACTCACTTAAAGGTGCATAAAACCTTTAAGAAATGGTAGTTATACAAAGAATGCATTGCTTTTTGCagatatatgagaaaaatatgaaaagtgaAGGAAAGCTGGGGGTGAGCACGCCATCCAGGGGCCATCCTGGTCTCAAAACATAGTTAACCATGAGATTGTATTTTCTGTTCTGCTTTTATTACCGGATAATGTATTGCAAACACCATTCTCTCTCCTTACTGAACCCCGAAATGCTTCTGACCTGCTGGGTGGGATCCTCCTGAATTTACTCAGCCTGTCCTCTCTGTTACACTCCAGGCTGGGACAAACAGCCAGCAGGCCAGTCTTGGTACATGTCCAGGATAAGTAGGTTCTTGGGACATATTTCCACAAGTGGGGTTGCTAGTTGGAGGGGACATCCACTTCTGGTGTGGCGTCATATTCCCGCAGTGGGGGTTCTGTGCTCCTCCCAAGCTGCATGTGAGGGAGAGTGTTGATGTTTATAGAGTCACAGTCTTGGAACTAAACCCAGTCTTAGACCACATCCTGGGAGGTGGCCAGATCTGGGGAGCTCGCATGAATCATTGGGTGTAAGCCCACTTCCTGTCCAGAGGACCTAAGAGGGGCTTGCAAAGGTCACACAGTGATGAGACAGGCAGATCCTAGGTGGTGGCTCCCAGGGGCCAAAAGTCAGGTGAGGGGCAGTCCTTTTGTCACCAGAAGGACCTGTCAAACCAACCTCAGACCATGGGGTCTTGGGGTTTGGCTGCTTCGAGCTCCGTGCCCCGATCCCCACATGCCAGGGAGTCCTGGTTCTAAGCCCAGGGTCTGGGTGGCTCCTGGATGGGGCcagctctccctcccctccccgctcTCCCCTCAGGGATGATGAGGTCCCAGGCCCCACACCCATGGAACTGGAGGCTGAGCCATTGCCTGAGCCACATGTGCAAGCTCCTAGCCTGGCGCCCACCGTGCCGCTACCAGAGGAAATAGTAAGCTGGAGGAGGGGGTCAGTCAGGGACAAAGAGGGGAGAAAAGGTGAGAGCTTCCAGGGCTGGCGTGGGTCACCTCTGGGAGCTCAAGTGACAGTGGCAGAcagggaacaaaataaagagaccAGATGACTTCAGTCTTGAGGCGATCCCTCTGAAGAAACTATTGATAGCATATGATGGCACTGATGGGCATGGGGGAGGCTCTAGGTGGCTGTTAACTTTGAGCTGAGCCGGGGAGGAGGAGCCAGGCACCAGGAGGAAAGGGCCAACTGGTCCAGAGAGAGAACCTCGAGGGCAGAGGCCCTAAGTTGAGGATCAACAGGTTTGTTCTTGGCCCTAAGAGGGCAGCATGACTGAACTGTTGGCTAAGAAGGGCTGGGAGGCTGGAGGGTGCAGTGGGAAACCAACCCAGCAGGGCCTCTTGGTACCCAGGCCTCCTCTTGAGAACACTAGGGAGTTGGAGATATTTGGAGCCGGGGAGGGACCCGGTTAAGTTAAGCTGGTGTTAGGAACAGCCTTTTGGTTGCTGTGTGGGAGGTGGATGAGCTGGAGACCAGAAAGGGCTCGGGATCAGGGAGCTGGGAGACTGGGCCGTTACAGGAGCTATGGGCATCCCAGAGAtatgggggggcgggggggggagtAGGGGAGTGGAGGAGGAGCGGGGATCCCGGGTGCTCCGGGGGCCTCCCGCAGCCTTAAAAGAGGTCCCCATCTGCAGGCGGAAGCGGCCATCCCAGCGGAGGCCGAGGTGACGCTACAGGAGCTCCAGGAGGCGCTGGAGGAGGAGGTGCTGACCCGGCAGAGCCTGAGCCGGGAGCTGGAGGCCATCCGCAACGACAACCAGAACTTCGCCAGGTCAGGGCCGGGGCGCCAAGGCCGTCGCGACCTGGAGCAGCCCCTCTCGCCGGGGCCCCGACGGGCTCATGGTCCTTACCTCCCCGCAGTCAACTACGCGAGGCCGAGGCCCGGAACCGAGACCTGGAGGCGCACGTCCGGCAGCTGCAGGAGCGGATGGAGGAGCTGCAGGCAGAGCGAGCCGCAGGCGAGTCCCCTTTCCGCCCCCTTCCCCGAGGGCGCCACGGGGAGGTGGGCCCGCGGCccggtgggggtgtgtgtggacACCTGGGGGAGGGCGAAGGGCCTAGGCTGGGGCACGCCGCGCCACCTACCTCCTCGCCCTTCCACGCGCCCTAcgcctctctcttctccttccagccGTCACGGGGATCCCCAGTCCCCGGGCCACGGATCCACCTTCCCATGTAAGACCCCTTTCTTTCCCCTGCCTCAAGCCTGCTGCCTCCCTGTACAGACCGCCCTCCCCGTCCAGGTTTAGGGCTCAGTCTACCTCTCAGGGGCTCCAAACGAGACGCCCTCCATTCATCCCCCATCTACTGGATCATCCTCGGTTCAAGCCTGTTACCGAATTCCGTCCCCGGATCTCCCCAGCCCCTCGCAACCTCGACTTCCCTCGCTGTCTCTCGCCCCCCGCCGAGCGCGGCCGGGCTGGGCTGGGCTCCGATCGGGTCACCTGTCCCTTCTCTCTCCAGCTAGATGGCCCCCCGGCCGTGGTTCTGGGCCCATGCCCGCTGGTGGGGCCAGGCCCCATGCACCGCCGCCACCTGCTGCTCCCTGCCAGGGTACGTCCGGCTGCCCACGCCCGCCCGCCGCCGCGCTCCGGCCTCGCTACCGCACCCCACGCCGCCTTTGCTTGGCTGCCCCTCTGTCGGCTTATGTCCACCGCACAGAGGGTCCTCGGGCAACCAATCAACACAGGCCGTTAGGAAGCAACCAATGAGGAGTTCGGACGGGAGTTGTAGCTTGCGAGCAGCCAACCACAGGCTGCCCTCGCTGTCCGGGAGGCTGGGGCGGGAAGGACTGTGGCCCCACCGACGGGCGCAGGCGGGGCGAGTCCCATGAGCCAATCAAAAGCGCGTATCGCCCGATTCCTGATCCCGCCCTTTCGCCCGCAGGTCCCTAGGCCTGACCTATCGGAGACGCGTTCCCTGCTCCTGTTCGCCGCTGCTCTGGCTCCTGCCAGCGCCCTGGGCTGCACTGGGTTGGTGGCCCGCGCCGGCCATTCCTCTCCAGTCTGGCGCCGCCCTGCAGCTGCCTGCGTCCCCTGAACCCTAGAACCCCATCCGGTCCTCCACTCGGGCCCTGCCGGAGGTTGAGTGACACGGGCATGGCCCAGAAGCCGCGCCCACCGCCATCCCTGTGAGCCGGACCCGCCCCCTGCGGCCGGGGAGGGAGGAGCCGGGTCCGCGGCCGCAGCTAGAGCTCTTGGGAGGCGGGGAGCAGGGAGTGCTGCTTCCCGGGGGAACGGCTGCCCACCTCCGCCGGCTGGGATGCAGCCCCGAAGCGGACGCGCAAGGCGCCCGTCTGGAGAAGGCACCAAGGGCCGAGGGCCTTTCACCCTGCACGCGCCTCCCTCCCGCCATCGGCTCGCAAACCACAAACCCTCCTGTGACTGAGGCCCTGTCCTCCCGCGCCGTTCTATTCCCGCGGCGAACGTCCGGCGCGAGCTCCGCCGCTCTCCCGGGGGCCTTCTGCTTTTGCCCGCCCTGCTCTTTCGGGGGCTCCCGCGCCCCCTCCTCACTCGCGCTGCTCCCGGAGCCACGGCCGGCTCCGCCCGCCTCGCGGTTTGGGTATTTATTGACCTTGTCCTGCGACTCGCTGACAGGCTCCAGGACTCCGGCACCCAGTCCACGTTTTGGATGCACTGAGACCCCGACATTCCTCGGTATTTATTGTCTCTCCCCACCTAGGACCCCACCCCCGACCCTCGCAAATAAAAGGCCCTCTCGTCCGCCCCAGGCTCTGGCGTCCACCGCGTCCGCCCTGCTGGCGTTGTGGGCGGGAGGCAGCTAGTAGGCCAATCAGAAGGCGAGGGGAGGCGGCCAATGGCCTGGCGAGAAGCTAGCGGGACCAGAAGCCGACGAAtcggggctgggagggaggaaaCGCCAAGGGGCGGTGCTTCTGCCTCCCACCAGTAAAAGAGGGCGAGTGGGCCACCCGCGGCTACCGATCCCGTCCAGCCGTGGCCCAGCTGTGCTACCCCGGACCGCGATCGCCGGGAAGAAGGGGGCTGGGCCGACAGGGCTTGCGGCCGTCCTCTCCCACTGCGCCTGCGCGGGCCACGCGCATCCGCTCTAGGCACGTCAGCTTGAGAAAAGTTGCCACAAACTTTCTAGCCcgtttcctcccctcctcctccccgccaggcCCGCCCTCCTGCGGAGCCGGGAATGCCGAGGGGCGGAGCGCAAGCTAAGATGGGGCGTGGGGGGGCCTCCAAAGGGCTCTGGAGACGGAGGCGTGAAGGAGTTTAGGCTCGGGGCGGAGGTGGCTTCGCGCCTTTAATCCTCCCGGACGGCCCGTTACCCTCTCCGTTGTCgcgatggggaaactgaggccctgagccAGAGACACACGCGGGGGGAGGCAGAAAGCGCGACGgagggaaaacaaagagaaagaatc
Proteins encoded:
- the DMPK gene encoding myotonin-protein kinase isoform X9, which gives rise to MVLPARHVSRSAAAAAPAAGAGPRLPGAGAPARPSPGRPPGAGRLRPGPGQVRGRLLAVGPKSSVSQSVVQEPPASKSSAEPITARLKEVRLQRDDFEILKVIGRGAFSEVAVVKMKQTGRVYAMKIMNKWDMLKRGEISCFREERDVLVNGDRRWITQLHFAFQDENYLYLVMEYYVGGDLLTLLSKFGERIPAEMARFYLAEIVMAIDSVHRLGYVHRDIKPDNILLDRCGHIRLADFGSCLKLQEDGTVRSLVAVGTPDYLSPEILQAVSGGPGTGSYGPECDWWALGVFAYEMFYGQTPFYADSTAETYGKIVHYEEHLSLPVADAGVPEEAQDLIQQLLCPPETRLGRDGAGDFQKHPFFFGLDWDGLRDSSPPFTPDFEGATDTCNFDVVEDGLTTMVSGGGETLSDMQEGVPLGVHLPFVGYSYSCMALRDDEVPGPTPMELEAEPLPEPHVQAPSLAPTVPLPEEIAEAAIPAEAEVTLQELQEALEEEVLTRQSLSRELEAIRNDNQNFASQLREAEARNRDLEAHVRQLQERMEELQAERAAAVTGIPSPRATDPPSHLDGPPAVVLGPCPLVGPGPMHRRHLLLPARVPRPDLSETRSLLLFAAALAPASALGCTGLVARAGHSSPVWRRPAAACVP
- the DMPK gene encoding myotonin-protein kinase isoform X2, producing the protein MSAEVRLQRLQQLVLDPGFLGLEPLLDLLLGVHQELGASDLAQDKYVADFLQWAEPITARLKEVRLQRDDFEILKVIGRGAFSEVAVVKMKQTGRVYAMKIMNKWDMLKRGEISCFREERDVLVNGDRRWITQLHFAFQDENYLYLVMEYYVGGDLLTLLSKFGERIPAEMARFYLAEIVMAIDSVHRLGYVHRDIKPDNILLDRCGHIRLADFGSCLKLQEDGTVRSLVAVGTPDYLSPEILQAVSGGPGTGSYGPECDWWALGVFAYEMFYGQTPFYADSTAETYGKIVHYEEHLSLPVADAGVPEEAQDLIQQLLCPPETRLGRDGAGDFQKHPFFFGLDWDGLRDSSPPFTPDFEGATDTCNFDVVEDGLTTMETLSDMQEGVPLGVHLPFVGYSYSCMALRDDEVPGPTPMELEAEPLPEPHVQAPSLAPTVPLPEEIAEAAIPAEAEVTLQELQEALEEEVLTRQSLSRELEAIRNDNQNFASQLREAEARNRDLEAHVRQLQERMEELQAERAAAVTGIPSPRATDPPSHVRPLSFPCLKPAASLYRPPSPSRFRAQSTSQGLQTRRPPFIPHLLDHPRFKPVTEFRPRISPAPRNLDFPRCLSPPAERGRAGLGSDRVTCPFSLQLDGPPAVVLGPCPLVGPGPMHRRHLLLPARVPRPDLSETRSLLLFAAALAPASALGCTGLVARAGHSSPVWRRPAAACVP
- the DMPK gene encoding myotonin-protein kinase isoform X7, which gives rise to MSAEVRLQRLQQLVLDPGFLGLEPLLDLLLGVHQELGASDLAQDKYVADFLQWAEPITARLKEVRLQRDDFEILKVIGRGAFSEVAVVKMKQTGRVYAMKIMNKWDMLKRGEISCFREERDVLVNGDRRWITQLHFAFQDENYLYLVMEYYVGGDLLTLLSKFGERIPAEMARFYLAEIVMAIDSVHRLGYVHRDIKPDNILLDRCGHIRLADFGSCLKLQEDGTVRSLVAVGTPDYLSPEILQAVSGGPGTGSYGPECDWWALGVFAYEMFYGQTPFYADSTAETYGKIVHYEEHLSLPVADAGVPEEAQDLIQQLLCPPETRLGRDGAGDFQKHPFFFGLDWDGLRDSSPPFTPDFEGATDTCNFDVVEDGLTTMETLSDMQEGVPLGVHLPFVGYSYSCMALRDDEVPGPTPMELEAEPLPEPHVQAPSLAPTVPLPEEIAEAAIPAEAEVTLQELQEALEEEVLTRQSLSRELEAIRNDNQNFASQLREAEARNRDLEAHVRQLQERMEELQAERAAAVTGIPSPRATDPPSHLDGPPAVVLGPCPLVGPGPMHRRHLLLPARVPRPDLSETRSLLLFAAALAPASALGCTGLVARAGHSSPVWRRPAAACVP
- the DMPK gene encoding myotonin-protein kinase isoform X8; protein product: MSAEVRLQRLQQLVLDPGFLGLEPLLDLLLGVHQELGASDLAQDKYVADFLQWAEPITARLKEVRLQRDDFEILKVIGRGAFSEVAVVKMKQTGRVYAMKIMNKWDMLKRGEISCFREERDVLVNGDRRWITQLHFAFQDENYLYLVMEYYVGGDLLTLLSKFGERIPAEMARFYLAEIVMAIDSVHRLGYVHRDIKPDNILLDRCGHIRLADFGSCLKLQEDGTVRSLVAVGTPDYLSPEILQAVSGGPGTGSYGPECDWWALGVFAYEMFYGQTPFYADSTAETYGKIVHYEEHLSLPVADAGVPEEAQDLIQQLLCPPETRLGRDGAGDFQKHPFFFGLDWDGLRDSSPPFTPDFEGATDTCNFDVVEDGLTTMVSGGGETLSDMQEGVPLGVHLPFVGYSYSCMALRDDEVPGPTPMELEAEPLPEPHVQAPSLAPTVPLPEEIAEAAIPAEAEVTLQELQEALEEEVLTRQSLSRELEAIRNDNQNFASQLREAEARNRDLEAHVRQLQERMEELQAERAAGP